A genomic segment from Argonema galeatum A003/A1 encodes:
- a CDS encoding DUF5615 family PIN-like protein — MNIKLDENVDLRIVSRLQVAGHDVATVPGQGLSSAPDTEVIEVCRTEGRCLVTADRGFSNRARFNPANYAGIVVIRLPDRASFADWCEAIDTLIAGLEQRDAIGKLWVIQNNRIQEYQPIEPEEEKDE; from the coding sequence ATGAATATCAAACTAGATGAAAACGTTGACTTGCGGATCGTCTCGCGTTTGCAAGTTGCAGGTCATGACGTGGCAACTGTGCCAGGACAGGGATTGAGTTCTGCTCCAGACACAGAGGTGATTGAGGTTTGTAGAACAGAGGGGCGATGCCTGGTGACAGCAGATCGAGGCTTTAGCAATCGCGCTCGGTTCAACCCAGCTAATTATGCAGGTATTGTAGTTATTCGCCTACCCGATCGCGCCTCATTTGCAGATTGGTGTGAGGCGATCGATACCTTGATTGCAGGTTTAGAGCAAAGGGATGCGATCGGCAAACTCTGGGTTATCCAAAATAACAGGATTCAGGAATATCAACCAATTGAGCCAGAGGAAGAAAAGGATGAATGA
- a CDS encoding DUF433 domain-containing protein, with protein MANDDLLSRISIDPNICFGKPCIRGHRIWVSLILDYLAGGMTIDEILEAYPSIEREDVLACIAYGAEMARGGWMEIPLNRAKETI; from the coding sequence ATGGCTAATGATGACCTGCTATCCCGCATCTCGATCGATCCAAATATCTGCTTTGGCAAGCCTTGCATTCGCGGACATCGCATTTGGGTGTCTTTGATTCTGGATTATTTAGCAGGTGGAATGACAATCGACGAGATTCTAGAGGCGTATCCCAGCATTGAGCGAGAGGATGTGCTGGCTTGCATCGCCTATGGTGCTGAGATGGCGCGAGGCGGATGGATGGAAATTCCTCTAAATCGAGCGAAAGAAACAATATGA
- a CDS encoding helix-turn-helix transcriptional regulator: MSRKGQSITLSISDRDKAQLEAIARELGMMWGDRPNISKLVEAIARRQLLIAPNIDWKEPRLQALKQAMDALIDAGNIQAALDIANLLLERSELSIPLQREIERFIENPPPAWRIEIERYIHRQQPFQLTYEDAAERVWHFHIYHAIITRHEDRQYLDCWCEESEGNQDLEELKHNWSLRLDRIPEAAIAPIKGEWRDSLDYIPVEMHLFRGLALGYKTKNTEDITNEQLPEFPQVRQVVRRVSSTFWFFREILRYGEDCVIVAPESVRDRFNQKLQALYRRYNIQ, translated from the coding sequence ATGAGTCGAAAAGGTCAGTCCATCACCCTGTCTATCTCCGATCGCGACAAAGCCCAACTAGAAGCGATCGCCCGCGAACTCGGCATGATGTGGGGCGATCGCCCGAACATCTCCAAACTGGTAGAAGCGATCGCCCGTCGCCAACTCCTGATCGCCCCCAACATCGACTGGAAAGAACCGCGCTTGCAAGCACTCAAGCAAGCTATGGATGCTCTCATCGATGCTGGAAATATCCAAGCAGCTTTAGATATTGCCAACTTGCTCTTAGAACGCAGCGAACTATCAATCCCCTTACAGCGAGAAATAGAACGATTTATCGAAAACCCTCCCCCAGCTTGGCGAATCGAAATAGAACGTTATATTCACCGCCAACAACCATTTCAGTTAACTTACGAAGACGCGGCTGAAAGGGTTTGGCATTTTCACATCTACCACGCCATCATTACTCGCCATGAAGACCGTCAATACTTAGATTGCTGGTGTGAGGAAAGTGAAGGCAATCAGGATTTAGAAGAATTGAAGCATAATTGGAGCCTGCGCCTAGACCGTATCCCAGAAGCAGCGATCGCACCCATTAAAGGAGAATGGCGCGATAGTCTAGACTATATTCCAGTGGAAATGCACCTATTTCGAGGCTTGGCTTTAGGCTATAAAACCAAAAATACTGAAGATATTACTAATGAACAGTTGCCAGAATTTCCACAAGTACGGCAAGTAGTTCGGCGCGTATCCAGCACTTTTTGGTTTTTCCGAGAAATCTTACGGTATGGGGAAGATTGTGTAATTGTAGCGCCGGAGTCAGTGCGCGATCGCTTCAATCAAAAGCTACAAGCTCTTTATCGTCGCTATAACATCCAATAA